The stretch of DNA AACAGTAAAAAGGTACTTGGAAAAAACCATTTTGCCAAAATCTCCACCTTCTTTAATTGATAATGATTCTCATTTCCGCTATTATGGATTATACGAATCCTTTTCGTATTTGTAAAATAAAATGAACGAGGTGTCGTCATGGAAACGGAACAAAATCATCTTGAAATGGCAGTCATAGACTTTACAAAAGATGAAAAAGAAACTTATCAAACACTACTTTCCCAAGATACAGGTTGGGCAACACAATTTAAACAACGATGCTTGTTGGGACGTGATAAGATTACAGCACGCCTTGTCGCATCTCTATATCGTGAAAATTTGGTTAACGGCTATACGCATAGTGATTTAAAACGTGCTGAGCAGTTACAAAACAGCCCAATCACGTCAGGAGAACTGTTGTGCATTCATTTTAAACGTTGTCAAAAGACATTATATGCGCCCGTTGTGAGTCACCATGCTTTTAATCGTATCGATGTTCAAGGGCCCTTCTACTGGGAAACACAATCAGGTGTATTCCAACGCATCTTACACCCGAATGAAGTCCTCGATATGATGATTGAAGAAGATCCACAGTATCAAGGCGAGGCTGCCAATCAATTTCGCGACGATTTAGAGAACAGCGCCACACACATGACCTTGGCTCTAAGCTATCAAGCACAGCATCCACTCAACGACGTGGCATCATTGCTACAATACATCCAAAGCCAATCTGACTCTTATTTAACGTCAGAACAATTAGTCATCGAAGGACATCCGATACATCCTGGAGCAAAATTGCGTAAGGGCATGTCTGCTAAGGAAACCATTGCGTACTCATCAGAATATCAACAAGCGATTCCAATGCAATTCATTCTCATACATAAAAGTATGACACGCACAATGGCACAAGCGGAGACTTATTTGGAAGTGGTGTATCCCGCTTTTAAAGGACTTAAAAATATTGCACAACATGCCTTGCCACCAACATCAACGCTAGATGAATATGTCCCTTTCATTGTACATCCTTGGCAATATGAACATGTGATTCTCAAAGACTATCATCCTGCATTCGAATCGCAAATGATCGTGCCATTAGATTATTCGATAGATTATTATGCAGGGCTATCATTTCGGACATTAATGCCGAAAAAACCCACGCTTACACCACATATTAAATTGTCAACCAACGTCCATATTACAGGTGAAATTCGGACGTTATCCGAGCAAACGACATATAACGGCCCGTTAATGACGCGCATATTAACACATATCACTCAACATGATCCTTTACTAGATCACGTTCCCACATCACCTGTACCGGAAATCGCTGGGGCACATTACTATAACGACCAAAACGGATCAACAGAAATACAAGAACGCCTGAGTGAACAATTGGGGACACTTTTCAGACAAAATATTTATGCGTTGATTGAACCCGACTTGCTTCCTTGTATCACATCTAGTCTCGTCGTGACACACCCGCAAACTGGACGTCCACTTATTGTCGATTTGGTTGAACGGTATCAAACCCACAACAACATCACGGGAACTGTCGATGCCTGTGCAGAATGGTTCACAACATATGCCAATGCGTTAATTTCTTATGTCGTCCCACTATTAGTGAAATACGGCATTGCTTTAGAAGCACATTTACAAAATGCGATTGCTGTCTTCCATCCTCATACAGGTCAGTTTTCACACATGTTGATTCGTGATTTCGAAGGGTTACGTATTGATGCGACGCAACTTGCTAAAATGGGATATCATACCGATCACTTCCATGAAAAATCTCGAATATTAACGACGAGCCAAACGTCTGTATTTAATAAAGCTTTTTATTCGACGATACAAAACCACCTTGGTGAAATGGTCGCCTCACTGGCACGATTTTACGATCATCCTGAAATTGAAGCAGCACTGTGGCACATCGTCCGCCAACAAATGGTACAAATATTCCAGCGTATGAAAGCTGACGGAGATATTGCATCTGAACGCATCGACGCGATGTATCAAACATTTTTTAATGAGACCATTGATTATAAATGCGTCACAACGATGCGACTGTTGGACGAAGCGCATGAATATACTTACATCAAGGTTAAAAATCCACTCGCGCGCTAACGACACGTAATCTATCATATCTTCTCGAATACGAAACAACTTGAGCGCCTTTTCTCTACATAATTTAAGACAAAGCCTTTTCTAAACAGGTCTTATTGTATTAGAATAGTGTGTAGACAAAATTTAATTCGAGGAGATTTTTTATGACAATCATGCGTACTTTAACGTTTATGTTAAGTATCTTTATAGTGGGAATGGTTGAGATGGTTGTCGCTGGTATCATGAGCCTGATGAGCGCAGATTTAAATATTTCTGAAGCATGGATCGGACAACTCGTAACGATTTATGCTTTTACTTTTGCACTGACAGGCCCCATCTTAGTCAAGATGACTGAAAAATATTCACCGAAAAATGTATTGCTTTTAGCAGTCGCCTTTTTCGTATTAGGCAATTTAATGATTGCACTTTCGCCCAACTTCATCGTGCTTATTGTCGGTCGCGTGATTTCATCTGCAGCCGCTGCACTCATCGTTGTTAAAATTTTAGCTATCACTGTAATACTGACACAACCTGCACATCGCGGGAAAATGTTAGGCATTGTGTACACTGGCTTTAGTGCGTCCAATGTTTTCGGTGTCCCTCTTGGCACATTAATCGGTGATTGGGTCGGGTGGCGCTTTACATTCGGACTGATTATCGCCGTCGGTCTTCTCGCAGGTCTGTTGCTGACGATTTACCTCCCTCGTCAAGTGATGCCTTCGTACGAAACACATTCCAAAACCCAAAGTCGAATGGTCCATCAACGGGAAATCATCAAACTATTAGCAACGACATTTGTTTTATTGACAGCGAATTCGGTCGCCTATATTTATATCAATCCACTTATTTTATCAGGTGGACATACGATTACATTTGTCTCTCTCGCCTTATTTATCATTGGTATCGCAGGCATGTGTGGTACGACTTTAGGTGGTTTTTTTACAGACCTCTTTTCATTTAAAACTTGGTTAATCATTAGCACTTTCGTTTTTGTCGTTATGATGCTACTTCTAAATTCATTGTGGGGGACATCACTCGCTTTGCTAATTGCTTTATTTATTTGGCAAATCATACAATGGAGTACGAATCCGGCCGTTCAAACCGGGTTAATCGCCCAAGTTGAAGGAGATCATAGCCAAGTGATGAGCTGGAACATGTCTGCGCTCAATGCCGGTATCGGATTCGGTGCGTTACTTGGAGGGGTGATCGTCGCACATA from Staphylococcus lutrae encodes:
- a CDS encoding IucA/IucC family protein — protein: METEQNHLEMAVIDFTKDEKETYQTLLSQDTGWATQFKQRCLLGRDKITARLVASLYRENLVNGYTHSDLKRAEQLQNSPITSGELLCIHFKRCQKTLYAPVVSHHAFNRIDVQGPFYWETQSGVFQRILHPNEVLDMMIEEDPQYQGEAANQFRDDLENSATHMTLALSYQAQHPLNDVASLLQYIQSQSDSYLTSEQLVIEGHPIHPGAKLRKGMSAKETIAYSSEYQQAIPMQFILIHKSMTRTMAQAETYLEVVYPAFKGLKNIAQHALPPTSTLDEYVPFIVHPWQYEHVILKDYHPAFESQMIVPLDYSIDYYAGLSFRTLMPKKPTLTPHIKLSTNVHITGEIRTLSEQTTYNGPLMTRILTHITQHDPLLDHVPTSPVPEIAGAHYYNDQNGSTEIQERLSEQLGTLFRQNIYALIEPDLLPCITSSLVVTHPQTGRPLIVDLVERYQTHNNITGTVDACAEWFTTYANALISYVVPLLVKYGIALEAHLQNAIAVFHPHTGQFSHMLIRDFEGLRIDATQLAKMGYHTDHFHEKSRILTTSQTSVFNKAFYSTIQNHLGEMVASLARFYDHPEIEAALWHIVRQQMVQIFQRMKADGDIASERIDAMYQTFFNETIDYKCVTTMRLLDEAHEYTYIKVKNPLAR
- a CDS encoding MFS transporter, whose product is MTIMRTLTFMLSIFIVGMVEMVVAGIMSLMSADLNISEAWIGQLVTIYAFTFALTGPILVKMTEKYSPKNVLLLAVAFFVLGNLMIALSPNFIVLIVGRVISSAAAALIVVKILAITVILTQPAHRGKMLGIVYTGFSASNVFGVPLGTLIGDWVGWRFTFGLIIAVGLLAGLLLTIYLPRQVMPSYETHSKTQSRMVHQREIIKLLATTFVLLTANSVAYIYINPLILSGGHTITFVSLALFIIGIAGMCGTTLGGFFTDLFSFKTWLIISTFVFVVMMLLLNSLWGTSLALLIALFIWQIIQWSTNPAVQTGLIAQVEGDHSQVMSWNMSALNAGIGFGALLGGVIVAHTHLYATIQFAAGIGFISFLIVLSLKSQHGKSHNIS